A window of Leptospira brenneri contains these coding sequences:
- a CDS encoding LIC12587 family lipoprotein, with the protein MKSILPLTLILALVVAFENCASNQGNQKLGVSKVNTGSHLAQIESIDADLKSSSLSDESRDKLIIRKGKLLLDLGKYDETISTLNQVNQAKSNPVQLSEWNLTMGKAYVGKNEYSKAIQFLNQSERLDKNTNLMERKKLVVQSLVAEREYYPALATLTKTYTKGNQKKDEFYFETAAKTYLKMGFEYKNTGFYQKGLQVANLGLEEFPNNETLKSIQKECLEVLQPEGKL; encoded by the coding sequence ATGAAATCAATTCTCCCACTAACCCTCATTTTAGCGTTGGTAGTGGCATTTGAAAATTGTGCATCAAATCAAGGAAACCAAAAACTAGGAGTTTCCAAAGTAAATACCGGGTCCCATTTGGCCCAAATCGAATCCATCGATGCTGATCTCAAATCCTCTTCTCTATCTGACGAATCCCGAGACAAATTAATCATCCGAAAAGGAAAACTTTTACTCGATCTTGGAAAATATGATGAGACGATTTCGACTCTCAACCAAGTAAACCAAGCAAAATCGAATCCTGTTCAACTTTCGGAATGGAACCTCACTATGGGCAAGGCCTATGTGGGAAAAAATGAATATTCTAAGGCCATTCAGTTTCTGAACCAGTCCGAGAGATTGGACAAAAACACAAACCTAATGGAACGTAAAAAACTAGTGGTGCAGTCCCTTGTGGCAGAACGGGAATACTACCCGGCACTGGCAACTCTTACCAAAACGTATACCAAAGGGAACCAAAAGAAAGACGAATTTTATTTTGAAACGGCAGCAAAGACCTACTTAAAAATGGGTTTTGAATATAAGAACACAGGTTTTTACCAAAAAGGTTTGCAAGTTGCCAATCTAGGATTGGAAGAATTTCCAAACAACGAAACTCTGAAGTCCATTCAGAAAGAGTGTTTGGAAGTGTTGCAGCCGGAGGGCAAACTCTAA
- a CDS encoding ATP-dependent helicase, translated as MKLNAAQMEAVSTIQGPLLVFAGAGSGKTRVITNRIAHMVEGVKIPASKIVALSFTNKSAKEMAERLRKMVPREKLKGITLSTFHSLGLKILKEHITKLGYNETFLLFNGTDQEAFVSDLLKSKRLDPKKVPPKEILRRISYAKNTQVHPKDNGLTEEFDLIAAEVFSMYEDGLKEKNAIDFDDLILLPKRLLAEFPEIAAYYQRKHEYYLVDEFQDTNQLQYEFLSLFRGKSDNLCVVGDDDQSIYAFRGSNVQLILNFEREFPHAKVVRLLENYRSTSLIIQAANSLIQNNKGRKEKTLYSRIPSAERVEYYETADEREEAIFVAGRIQTLLIKNEFKGKEIAILFRTNFQSRPFEEELRNRSIPYKVVGGYNFFDRKEIRDCISYLRYVANPKDDYSLLRIINYPKRGIGPGTMQKLQEEAFTHKLSLYEIFHKMIESPDYLPEVKAKVRQEIYQFVELVDAFKKKFAMSPKLAPVLREMITQIGFEREISLEETEEKVVKARIYNLSELVNMLSFFEEEEGREGKATIFDFLQRLVLLMEDEPKEDEEDRRVQLLTMHQSKGLEYDLVFLVGLEEGILPNSRVIEEEGEVVDEERRLLYVGMTRPRRKLYLTSARTRRKFGEQIESAPSRFLNELSQDAVLFFPMETKDRDTETKNFLEELDKLKVG; from the coding sequence ATGAAATTGAATGCAGCGCAAATGGAAGCAGTTTCCACCATCCAAGGCCCCTTATTGGTTTTTGCTGGTGCGGGGTCGGGAAAGACAAGGGTCATTACCAATAGGATTGCTCATATGGTGGAGGGTGTCAAAATCCCTGCCAGTAAAATTGTCGCTCTTTCTTTTACTAACAAAAGTGCCAAAGAGATGGCGGAGCGACTTCGTAAAATGGTTCCCCGGGAAAAACTAAAGGGAATCACTCTTTCCACCTTTCATTCGTTAGGTTTGAAAATCCTAAAAGAACATATTACTAAACTTGGTTATAACGAAACGTTTTTATTATTTAATGGAACGGACCAGGAAGCCTTTGTTTCCGACCTTTTGAAATCGAAACGACTGGATCCCAAAAAAGTTCCTCCCAAAGAAATCCTTCGCCGTATCTCTTACGCGAAAAACACCCAAGTACATCCAAAAGACAATGGATTAACGGAAGAATTTGATCTAATTGCGGCAGAAGTTTTCTCTATGTATGAAGATGGATTAAAAGAAAAAAATGCCATCGATTTTGATGATTTAATTTTACTTCCCAAACGTCTGTTAGCTGAATTTCCTGAAATTGCAGCCTATTACCAAAGAAAACATGAATATTATCTTGTGGATGAGTTCCAAGATACCAACCAACTCCAATACGAGTTTTTATCGTTATTTCGCGGTAAAAGTGATAACCTTTGTGTGGTAGGGGACGACGATCAAAGTATTTACGCGTTTCGCGGTTCCAATGTCCAACTCATCTTAAACTTTGAAAGAGAGTTTCCTCATGCGAAAGTGGTTCGCCTACTAGAAAATTACCGTTCGACTTCTCTCATCATCCAGGCAGCAAACTCCCTCATCCAAAACAACAAAGGCCGAAAAGAAAAAACACTTTATAGTCGGATTCCTTCTGCAGAACGAGTGGAATATTATGAAACCGCCGACGAAAGGGAAGAGGCAATCTTTGTTGCAGGAAGGATCCAAACCTTACTCATTAAAAATGAATTTAAGGGAAAAGAAATTGCCATCCTCTTTCGCACTAACTTTCAGTCTCGCCCTTTTGAAGAGGAACTTCGGAACCGTAGCATTCCCTATAAAGTAGTTGGTGGTTATAATTTTTTTGATCGGAAAGAGATCAGGGATTGTATTTCTTACTTACGTTATGTGGCAAATCCTAAGGATGATTACTCGCTCTTACGAATCATCAACTACCCAAAACGTGGGATTGGTCCTGGAACCATGCAAAAACTCCAAGAGGAAGCCTTCACACACAAACTTTCTTTATACGAAATCTTTCATAAAATGATTGAGAGTCCGGACTATTTACCCGAAGTAAAAGCTAAGGTCAGACAAGAAATCTACCAATTTGTAGAACTTGTGGACGCCTTCAAAAAGAAGTTTGCGATGTCACCGAAACTGGCTCCAGTGCTTCGAGAAATGATCACCCAAATCGGGTTTGAAAGAGAAATCTCCCTGGAAGAAACCGAGGAGAAGGTGGTCAAAGCCCGGATCTACAATTTGAGTGAACTGGTGAATATGTTGTCCTTTTTTGAAGAAGAAGAGGGCCGAGAGGGCAAAGCAACGATTTTTGACTTTTTGCAGAGACTTGTCCTCCTGATGGAAGATGAGCCTAAGGAAGATGAGGAAGACCGCCGGGTCCAACTCCTCACCATGCACCAATCTAAGGGGTTGGAATACGATTTAGTTTTTTTAGTGGGCCTGGAAGAGGGAATTTTACCGAACTCACGTGTTATAGAAGAAGAAGGGGAAGTGGTCGATGAAGAACGACGCCTTCTCTACGTGGGTATGACTCGCCCAAGGCGAAAATTGTACTTGACTTCGGCTCGTACAAGACGCAAATTTGGGGAGCAAATCGAGAGTGCCCCCTCTCGGTTTTTAAATGAGCTGTCTCAGGACGCTGTTCTTTTTTTCCCTATGGAAACGAAGGATAGAGACACAGAAACTAAGAATTTCTTAGAGGAATTAGACAAACTAAAGGTAGGCTAA
- a CDS encoding glutathione S-transferase family protein, which yields MKLYGSITSPYVRRIRFLCMELGIPFTLVDTMTDAGQKELREKNPLWKIPYAEIDDVKIWDSHTITDYLLETKGSGNFRPKTGTHHFREANLLTAIDQALDNGILLFYLNKEGIKPDAAPYLTKNALRISSILDFIKQELNGHFFFTDGKVGLSEMALFTALDWMRFRSVLPVEEDPIFASFLNFHGQSKSWKETAPK from the coding sequence ATGAAATTATACGGTAGCATCACCTCTCCTTATGTAAGACGCATTCGTTTTCTCTGTATGGAACTCGGAATTCCTTTCACTCTTGTGGATACAATGACAGATGCAGGGCAAAAGGAATTACGGGAAAAAAATCCACTCTGGAAAATCCCTTATGCAGAAATCGATGATGTTAAAATTTGGGACAGCCATACCATCACTGATTACCTTTTGGAAACGAAAGGTTCAGGGAATTTTCGTCCCAAAACGGGGACGCATCATTTTCGTGAAGCCAATTTACTCACGGCCATTGACCAAGCCCTGGACAATGGAATTCTCTTGTTTTATCTCAATAAAGAAGGGATCAAACCAGATGCAGCTCCCTATCTTACGAAAAATGCACTGCGCATCAGCTCTATTTTAGATTTTATCAAACAAGAGTTAAATGGTCATTTTTTCTTTACCGATGGAAAGGTAGGGCTTTCCGAAATGGCACTCTTTACTGCTCTAGACTGGATGCGATTTCGCTCCGTTTTGCCTGTGGAAGAGGATCCCATTTTTGCTAGTTTTCTAAACTTTCACGGCCAATCCAAATCTTGGAAGGAAACTGCTCCTAAGTAA
- a CDS encoding NUDIX hydrolase, translated as MKERKNWKDLFPTPIYTLASFDIQLPRSEKEKTYYVLKSKNWVNVVPVTKSGEILLIKQYRHGIGEDSLEIPGGIVDEEGPGSELESAIRELREETGYATETSKYKLLSKFSGNPAMFTNWSYSYVAYDVDLVHEVEFDEGEDIEIVLKKPEEVKQLLLDGNIHHPHMAAALGIFFLNQKS; from the coding sequence GTGAAAGAACGAAAAAACTGGAAAGATTTATTCCCAACCCCGATTTATACCCTTGCCAGTTTTGATATCCAACTTCCCCGATCGGAAAAAGAAAAAACTTATTATGTATTAAAATCTAAAAACTGGGTGAATGTAGTTCCTGTAACTAAATCCGGCGAGATCCTACTCATCAAACAGTACCGACATGGGATTGGGGAAGATAGTTTGGAAATTCCCGGCGGGATTGTGGATGAAGAAGGGCCGGGTTCGGAATTGGAATCGGCCATCAGAGAACTAAGAGAAGAAACGGGATACGCTACAGAAACCTCTAAATACAAACTTCTCTCCAAATTTTCAGGGAACCCAGCCATGTTTACCAACTGGTCTTATTCTTATGTTGCCTACGACGTGGATCTAGTCCATGAAGTGGAATTTGATGAAGGTGAAGACATCGAAATTGTTTTAAAAAAGCCGGAAGAAGTAAAACAGTTGTTACTTGATGGAAACATCCACCACCCCCATATGGCAGCGGCCCTTGGGATTTTTTTCTTAAACCAAAAATCATAA
- a CDS encoding FecR domain-containing protein, whose product MRKSIAQSILVLIIVFSQFSLFAEDGESLEPITITVQKGETLSLISERHLSDPRRWPELLKHNKIPNPDLIKPGLSLVVPVFLRKPVVGVTEFVIGSVEWNGTGGKGPWVPLKLGQELHPNDQIKTTGKGKTDVHINNVGMVRILTNSHFEVKGAEKKGGAVTVALFKGSLDAKVTKSNPPTTEHKFNIVSPSSTAGVRGTEFRVELDEKLSSTISCFEGVVDVAAQGKSVELTQGMATFVEKGKSPVQPYKIPEAPRLKEE is encoded by the coding sequence ATGAGAAAGTCCATCGCACAGTCAATCCTAGTACTTATCATAGTATTCAGTCAATTTTCCTTATTTGCGGAAGATGGTGAGAGCTTAGAGCCAATCACCATCACAGTTCAAAAGGGAGAAACCCTTTCTCTCATCTCGGAAAGACACCTTTCTGATCCGAGACGATGGCCAGAACTTTTAAAACATAATAAAATCCCAAATCCCGATCTCATCAAACCGGGCCTTTCTCTTGTTGTCCCAGTTTTCTTAAGAAAACCCGTGGTTGGTGTGACAGAGTTTGTCATTGGATCAGTGGAATGGAACGGGACTGGTGGTAAGGGTCCTTGGGTTCCACTGAAATTAGGACAAGAACTCCATCCCAATGACCAAATCAAAACCACCGGCAAAGGGAAAACCGATGTTCATATCAATAACGTGGGTATGGTGAGAATCTTAACCAATAGCCATTTTGAAGTAAAGGGTGCAGAGAAAAAAGGTGGGGCTGTTACAGTTGCTCTTTTTAAAGGAAGTCTTGATGCAAAAGTTACTAAATCCAATCCACCCACTACGGAACATAAATTCAATATTGTCAGTCCATCTTCTACGGCGGGAGTTCGGGGAACAGAATTCCGCGTGGAGTTAGATGAAAAGCTGAGTTCAACTATTTCTTGTTTTGAAGGTGTGGTTGATGTTGCAGCCCAAGGTAAATCGGTAGAATTAACGCAAGGAATGGCAACTTTCGTAGAAAAAGGAAAGTCTCCAGTACAACCTTATAAAATCCCAGAAGCACCTCGCCTAAAAGAAGAATAG
- a CDS encoding LBF_2017 N-terminal domain-containing protein, whose amino-acid sequence MNRKFLLILGIVFLTFSSLVSKPKRELRIAIDAEADANFELELWQEKPNENGDTIAPKPPESIQFKGNRITVTPKDDFEYFRVRRLGEYGAKGFWTQVYSTNVDPGSPLSVPREFAATKKVFVPKQEPKKATSVISGDSFVIVKTKDESIRYLTKDVLTLNPSDDASGVAEVRYRINGGHWSSSKAMTSVPIQEEGSYKFLYFSVDHAGNKEPVQVLDFIKDSTPPETILDWVGQSANGKGGVKFLSPETKIKLTPKDRLSGPKDILVAYTCQSGNQSEFKPYTSEISVLELKSVCKGSFQLFYYAIDQVGNEEAVKTLNFQLGSESN is encoded by the coding sequence ATGAATCGAAAATTTTTACTGATCCTTGGAATTGTTTTTTTAACATTTAGCTCTCTCGTTTCTAAACCCAAAAGAGAACTTCGAATTGCCATCGATGCAGAAGCGGATGCCAATTTTGAATTAGAACTTTGGCAAGAAAAACCAAATGAAAACGGAGATACCATTGCTCCGAAACCTCCTGAATCCATTCAGTTTAAGGGAAACCGAATCACAGTCACACCAAAGGATGATTTTGAATACTTTCGTGTGCGAAGGTTAGGTGAATATGGTGCCAAAGGATTTTGGACTCAAGTCTATTCAACCAATGTAGATCCAGGCTCCCCTCTTTCTGTTCCTCGCGAATTTGCAGCCACTAAAAAAGTTTTTGTTCCCAAACAGGAACCGAAAAAAGCAACTTCTGTGATTTCAGGAGATAGTTTTGTCATTGTTAAAACAAAAGATGAATCCATTCGTTATTTAACAAAAGATGTGTTAACACTAAATCCAAGTGATGATGCCTCTGGTGTTGCTGAAGTTCGTTACCGTATCAATGGCGGGCATTGGAGTTCTAGTAAAGCAATGACATCGGTTCCGATCCAAGAGGAAGGAAGTTACAAGTTTTTGTATTTCTCTGTTGACCATGCCGGAAACAAAGAACCAGTTCAAGTTTTGGACTTTATTAAGGATTCTACTCCACCGGAAACAATACTTGATTGGGTGGGACAAAGTGCCAATGGCAAGGGAGGAGTCAAATTTCTTTCTCCAGAAACAAAAATCAAACTCACTCCCAAAGATCGTTTGAGCGGACCTAAAGATATTCTTGTTGCTTACACTTGTCAGTCGGGAAACCAATCAGAGTTCAAACCTTATACTTCCGAAATTTCTGTTCTGGAACTGAAATCAGTTTGTAAAGGGTCTTTCCAACTTTTTTATTATGCGATAGACCAAGTAGGAAATGAAGAAGCAGTCAAAACATTAAATTTTCAACTGGGTAGTGAATCCAATTAA
- a CDS encoding MFS transporter translates to MKKNLSLAIFKHRDFRFFIVARFFMVLAINIQATIVGWQVYELTGSVLDLGLVGLFEAIPSIIVALYAGHLADLRDRRNIIIVCLFFLLVCSLTLFAFTGPLSFLLETYKAYPIFLVILISGIARGFISPAIFSFVTQLVPREHYPHSAAWMGTSFQAGAVIGPALGGIVYGSLGMQAAYALDSFCIGLPFLLFFWIGKRSLPERKEKEALKDSLLVGLRFVLKNEIMLGAMALDMFAVLFGGAVALLPVYAKDILFVGSEGLGYLRAAPSLGALLMAYYLTYKPPLEKSGRVLLGCVFGFGVCMLVFGLSHSFIVSLMALFLSGVFDSVSVVVRSTIMQTMTPEEMRGRVSAINKVFIGSSNEIGAFESGVSAKFLGPVGSVVFGGIMTILVVCFTFRLSPKLKELELKNWV, encoded by the coding sequence ATGAAGAAAAATCTTTCTTTAGCCATTTTCAAACATCGTGACTTTCGGTTCTTTATTGTCGCAAGATTCTTTATGGTTCTTGCGATCAACATCCAGGCTACCATTGTTGGTTGGCAAGTTTATGAACTCACAGGCAGTGTTCTTGATTTAGGTCTTGTTGGCCTATTTGAAGCGATCCCTTCTATCATCGTTGCTCTTTATGCCGGTCATCTTGCCGATCTAAGAGATCGTCGTAATATCATTATCGTTTGTTTATTCTTTTTACTTGTTTGTTCCCTGACTCTCTTTGCATTTACCGGGCCCCTTTCCTTTTTACTCGAAACATACAAAGCCTATCCCATTTTTTTAGTGATCTTAATTTCTGGGATTGCACGAGGGTTTATCTCTCCTGCCATTTTTAGTTTTGTCACACAACTTGTTCCCAGAGAACATTACCCACACTCTGCAGCTTGGATGGGAACTTCATTCCAGGCTGGTGCAGTGATTGGCCCTGCTCTCGGTGGGATTGTTTATGGAAGTTTGGGAATGCAAGCAGCTTATGCTCTTGATTCCTTTTGTATCGGACTTCCCTTTTTACTTTTCTTTTGGATCGGAAAACGTAGCCTTCCGGAAAGGAAAGAAAAAGAAGCTTTGAAAGATAGCCTTCTCGTGGGACTTCGTTTCGTTTTAAAAAATGAAATCATGCTCGGTGCAATGGCACTTGATATGTTTGCAGTTCTTTTTGGAGGGGCTGTGGCCCTTCTTCCTGTTTACGCGAAAGACATTCTGTTTGTTGGTTCAGAAGGTCTTGGCTACCTTCGGGCTGCTCCCTCTCTCGGTGCTCTCTTAATGGCATATTACCTCACATACAAACCACCTTTGGAAAAATCCGGTCGAGTCTTGTTAGGTTGTGTATTTGGATTTGGAGTTTGTATGCTTGTCTTCGGGCTTTCTCATTCCTTTATCGTTTCGCTTATGGCCTTGTTTTTATCAGGAGTCTTCGATAGTGTTTCCGTGGTCGTTCGTTCTACCATCATGCAGACAATGACACCTGAAGAAATGCGTGGGCGTGTCAGTGCCATTAACAAAGTTTTTATTGGTTCTTCGAATGAAATCGGGGCTTTTGAATCTGGGGTTTCCGCTAAATTTCTAGGTCCAGTGGGCTCCGTTGTATTTGGAGGCATCATGACGATCCTCGTTGTATGTTTTACCTTCCGTTTATCTCCTAAGTTGAAAGAATTGGAACTGAAAAACTGGGTCTAA
- a CDS encoding phospholipase D-like domain-containing protein → MNRTYLSFLILSLPFLGFCQNSKSTKDLSFLLFPNSPLTDLYFSYPGRDIAEDKKSFVKDVLLSEIRKAKVSIRAYLYSIDDYEILTELYLKKRMGVRIDLFGDQEEDYSELESLGLEIQRWSGSGIHHTKIWIFDGIRLFTGTGNFTTHGLLTDHNAYWAQNISSNELEGIIATLEGKNPRGFFQVGLLQYFVSPEAGLEIQQQLLDAVDHAKHSIKFLIYSHYDPVLSIKLLEASQRGVLVEGIYNSPVIMSVNPEAVFLSENLVYPSQIFEDGNVDFVYKNDRYLGGLLHHKTMIIDDQTVYVGSYNYSVSARDKNKEIFVRMDHPSVTREFLMEWKRILWKAIPVTNQSGNLSTPNSNPGSEIKMFSIQRFHNSLFQTNILFNNEAIFDANSNALSSAYKQSLGFTGLIRAKTGERFYLSPILTDPIWEESDGSPLRLFLQNYFLGTKLSLSNGDRVLSFSLWDGTHPRQNFVLDGNATILGQTDFWRGKNLWFWVGTENGKFSFCHTKEKNKPPEWMVFLLNRFEVSRKVTPVCSSD, encoded by the coding sequence ATGAATCGAACTTATCTTTCCTTTTTAATTTTATCATTACCTTTTCTTGGCTTTTGTCAAAATTCAAAATCGACCAAGGATCTTTCGTTTTTATTATTTCCAAACTCACCTCTAACAGATTTATACTTTTCTTATCCTGGTCGAGATATTGCAGAGGATAAAAAAAGCTTCGTCAAAGATGTTTTACTTTCTGAGATTCGAAAGGCTAAAGTTTCAATTCGTGCCTATCTCTATTCCATAGACGATTATGAAATTCTCACCGAACTTTATTTGAAAAAAAGAATGGGGGTTCGGATAGATTTATTTGGTGATCAAGAAGAAGATTATTCTGAATTAGAATCATTAGGATTGGAAATTCAAAGATGGTCGGGTTCAGGAATCCACCATACAAAAATTTGGATTTTTGATGGGATTCGCCTATTCACAGGAACGGGAAATTTTACCACACATGGGCTTCTGACAGACCATAACGCCTATTGGGCACAGAACATATCCTCGAATGAACTAGAGGGGATCATCGCAACACTGGAGGGAAAAAATCCTCGGGGTTTTTTCCAGGTTGGTTTGTTACAGTACTTTGTATCTCCAGAAGCTGGTCTAGAAATCCAACAACAATTACTTGATGCAGTGGATCATGCAAAACATTCGATTAAGTTTTTAATTTATTCTCATTATGACCCAGTCCTTAGTATAAAACTTCTGGAAGCAAGTCAGAGAGGAGTTCTGGTCGAGGGAATTTATAACTCTCCTGTGATCATGTCTGTCAATCCAGAGGCGGTATTTCTTAGTGAGAATTTAGTGTATCCTTCACAAATTTTTGAAGATGGAAATGTGGATTTTGTTTATAAGAATGATCGTTATCTAGGTGGTTTGTTACACCATAAAACAATGATCATTGATGATCAGACTGTTTATGTTGGTTCTTATAATTATTCCGTATCGGCTAGAGATAAAAACAAAGAGATTTTTGTTCGTATGGATCATCCTTCTGTAACGAGAGAATTTCTTATGGAATGGAAACGAATTTTGTGGAAGGCGATTCCTGTTACAAACCAATCAGGAAATCTATCCACTCCAAACTCCAATCCAGGATCAGAAATAAAAATGTTTTCAATCCAGAGATTTCATAATTCCTTATTCCAAACCAATATACTCTTCAATAATGAAGCCATTTTTGATGCAAACTCAAATGCTCTGTCTAGTGCCTATAAACAAAGTTTAGGATTTACGGGACTGATCCGAGCCAAAACTGGCGAGCGGTTTTATTTATCTCCAATCCTAACGGATCCTATTTGGGAAGAATCAGACGGTTCTCCTTTGCGACTGTTTCTACAAAATTATTTTTTGGGAACCAAACTTAGTCTTTCCAATGGAGACCGAGTTCTTTCTTTTTCTTTATGGGACGGAACTCATCCCAGACAGAACTTTGTATTGGATGGGAATGCGACGATCTTAGGCCAGACTGATTTTTGGAGAGGAAAAAATTTATGGTTCTGGGTTGGGACAGAAAACGGAAAGTTTTCGTTTTGTCATACCAAAGAGAAAAACAAACCACCAGAATGGATGGTTTTTTTATTAAATCGGTTTGAAGTATCGAGGAAGGTAACGCCCGTTTGTTCTAGTGACTAA
- a CDS encoding LA_2168 family protein, with the protein MAFSFCTSPKFAVGVEVGVLGYELFFKELNQKESEPVLWDLEINRMGQNFQNHSYLNRVSDKSMFVGLKDKNKKDKIVWDLEIKLTTGKETGLRPFYLGKNHYLGYETSKFLLGLGRREHLFRPKSFQTSYDGGEGLFIEFFPKPNLGLQFFLWDQYSGSLLFEKDRFHSLLPNPSISQENTETPLGREPNEGRRSHHRRHSFGLIYGEFFVLRLGLQYLELGNLGRHTKDSPRETKGSGADGDSLLNGNLGFGLDLEIFDLQFDFLWAKGNDRTNSKVAAKPGSIPISGEAVQMGMELRLGDFLVRSSHFLSDREERNEKNQIIKDGYVSLGTHPAQTPYLSQIFRIFPSAAVTESGYEKNFGLKEGRSFGYLSELVLQFTYDQFVAKMVGSYFLPYQFAGPADGRISFQKRDFEVFFIGEGLFELSLKEDSSFELGIGFSQLFLPESIGIKSNFGYCFGRIQI; encoded by the coding sequence GTGGCTTTTTCGTTTTGTACATCCCCGAAATTTGCTGTGGGTGTCGAAGTTGGGGTTCTTGGATATGAATTGTTTTTTAAAGAATTAAACCAGAAGGAATCGGAACCAGTCCTTTGGGATTTAGAAATAAACCGGATGGGGCAAAACTTCCAAAATCATTCTTATTTGAATCGAGTTTCCGATAAATCCATGTTTGTTGGTCTGAAAGATAAAAATAAAAAAGATAAAATTGTCTGGGACTTAGAAATCAAATTAACTACGGGAAAAGAAACCGGACTTAGGCCATTTTATTTAGGAAAAAACCATTATCTTGGTTATGAAACATCCAAGTTTCTTTTGGGTCTGGGACGTCGGGAACATTTGTTTCGACCAAAATCGTTTCAAACAAGTTATGATGGAGGAGAGGGATTGTTTATTGAATTTTTCCCAAAACCCAATCTCGGTTTGCAGTTTTTTCTTTGGGACCAGTATTCTGGATCTCTTTTGTTTGAAAAAGATCGGTTTCATTCCTTACTTCCAAATCCCTCTATTTCACAAGAGAATACGGAGACTCCTTTGGGAAGAGAACCAAACGAAGGCAGACGAAGTCACCATCGTAGGCATTCCTTCGGACTCATTTATGGAGAATTTTTTGTTCTTCGGTTGGGACTACAGTATCTTGAGTTAGGAAACTTGGGAAGGCATACCAAGGACAGTCCTCGAGAAACGAAAGGTTCTGGTGCTGATGGAGATTCTTTACTCAATGGAAATTTGGGATTTGGCCTGGACTTAGAGATTTTTGACCTCCAATTCGATTTTCTTTGGGCAAAAGGAAATGATAGAACCAATTCCAAAGTGGCTGCAAAACCAGGTTCCATTCCGATTTCAGGGGAAGCAGTCCAGATGGGAATGGAATTACGGTTAGGTGATTTTTTGGTCCGCAGCTCACACTTCTTATCAGACAGGGAGGAGAGGAACGAAAAAAATCAAATCATTAAGGATGGTTATGTATCTCTAGGAACACACCCAGCTCAGACTCCCTACCTCTCACAAATATTTCGTATCTTTCCCTCTGCAGCAGTCACCGAATCTGGTTATGAAAAAAACTTTGGGTTAAAGGAGGGAAGGAGTTTTGGTTATTTGAGTGAACTTGTTTTACAATTCACCTATGATCAGTTTGTCGCTAAGATGGTTGGATCTTACTTCTTACCTTATCAATTTGCCGGGCCTGCGGATGGGCGAATCAGTTTTCAGAAAAGAGATTTTGAAGTATTTTTTATTGGAGAAGGATTATTTGAACTTTCCTTGAAAGAAGATTCTTCCTTTGAACTAGGGATTGGATTTTCTCAATTGTTTTTACCTGAATCGATAGGTATCAAATCCAACTTTGGATATTGTTTTGGGAGAATACAAATATGA